One region of Armigeres subalbatus isolate Guangzhou_Male chromosome 3, GZ_Asu_2, whole genome shotgun sequence genomic DNA includes:
- the LOC134221266 gene encoding vam6/Vps39-like protein has protein sequence MHEAYVLYPPEKIQVQIESMTAFENKLILGTRQGHLLMYAFEPNPETSKLEMQLLQYDKNFSKKPITQVEAIPEYKLIFSLSDGVVNVNDYSRHGFPLIHTAQKTKGASVFALDVVKSKSLTGELALVCRLCVAVKRKIQCYYWKHNHLMDFNKNIDLNDVPKTIAWNNNCICVGFKTEYVIYDISEEPRRIDLFPTSSSKSIEPCISLIEDGVFAVAKDEYLVTVYTEKCTNNGKDKSSNMVKQDASLLTTKDTRNLKSLSWSEPFQGLVWDEPFIVGLVTDGVEVRVFDNVDMSDKGTLIQTIPQLHKARFLVRGKQGLLYAASVSHLWRIQAVEVSKQREHLLQEENFHLALQLTNISDESPEFKATKINEIQTRHAYNLFVNKCFRESMKEFSKLNTDPIDVIRLFPDLLPDSGKNKLSSYSKKPAPILDEKDIENGLLALIDYLTEIRFNLRQDLMKKAEPKFSAGKNASALLSIIDTTLLKCYLQTNDSMVASVLRMNYCYLEESERVLKKYDKYVELIILYQTKGQHKRALQLLQAQAEMPGSPLCGYDRTIQYLQHLGNEHKSLIFEFAGWVLEKQPDDGLKIFIEDIPEVENLPRAEVLDFLLKDHKELVIRYLEHIINVWNEDKALFHNILIQQYREKLIALKNDTDVENDVQKKTARDTINNKLLTFLKKSKLYHAEKVLGDFPYVDLFEARATILGRLGKHEKVLAIFVQILGDFDKAIEYCDQMYDADDPKSCDVYVTLIKTILTPPTSPPYSDVVLHPRCLKPDVETVLAIMETNATKINPCAVLQILPDDIPLQSIKNFLEIALNHHLEKKRKTQILKGLFYAEHLQTHEQKIHYESKLFLVTELSVCPVCKKKFSYQSAFVRTAEGNIVHYSCQDKI, from the exons AGAACAAGTTGATTCTCGGAACCCGTCAGGGACATCTACTGATGTATGCGTTCGAACCCAACCCGGAAACGAGCAAACTGGAAATGCAGCTTCTGCAATACGACAAAAACTTCAGCAAAAAACCAATCACCCAAGTGGAAGCCATTCCCGAGTACAAACTCATTTTCAGCCTGTCGGACGGAGTTGTCAACGTGAACGACTACAGTCGGCATGGGTTTCCACTGATTCACACAGCACAGAAGACGAAGGGTGCCTCTGTCTTTGCTCTGGATGTTGTG AAATCGAAATCCTTAACCGGTGAATTGGCATTAGTTTGTCGTTTGTGTGTAGCAGTGAAACGTAAAATTCAGTGCTATTATTGGAAGCATAACCATCTGATGGATTTCAATAAGAATATCGACCTGAACGATGTTCCGAAAACAATCGCGTGGAACAATAATTGCATTTGCGTGGGGTTTAAAACTGAGTACGTGATCTACGAT ATATCGGAAGAACCGCGTAGAATCGACCTGTTTCCAACGAGTTCGTCAAAGTCGATCGAACCATGCATCTCGTTGATAGAGGACGGCGTTTTTGCGGTCGCCAAAGATGAGTATCTTGTCACGGTCTACACAGAGAAGTGCACAAACAACGGCAAGGACAAATCATCCAACATGGTGAAGCAGGATGCATCCTTGCTGACAACGAAGGATACGCGCAATTTGAAGTCGTTGAGCTGGAGCGAACCATTCCAGGGACTGGTTTGGGATGAACCGTTCATCGTCGGGCTGGTGACCGATGGGGTGGAGGTTCGCGTTTTCGACAACGTGGACATGTCGGACAAGGGAACATTGATCCAGACCATTCCGCAACTGCACAAGGCACGGTTCTTAGTTCGCGGTAAGCAGGGCCTTTTGTATGCGGCGTCAGTATCGCATTTGTGGCGTATTCAGGCGGTGGAAGTATCTAAACAGCGAGAGCATTTGCTGCAGGAGGAAAATTTCCATTTGGCGTTGCAGTTGACG AACATCTCTGACGAAAGTCCGGAGTTCAAAGCAACCAAAATCAACGAAATTCAGACGCGCCATGCCTATAATCTATTTGTGAACAAATGTTTCCGTGAGTCgatgaaggaattctccaaattaaACACCGATCCCATCGACGTGATAAGACTGTTCCCAGATCTACTGCCGGACAGTGGCAAGAATAAGCTTAGTTCATATTCCAAAAAGCCGGCACCGATTCTCGATGAGAAAGACATCGAGAATGGACTATTGGCATTGATCGATTACCTCACCGAGATTCGATTCAATCTCCGTCAGGATCTGATGAAGAAAGCTGAACCGAAGTTCTCCGCTGGAAAGAATGCTTCCGCGTTGCTATCGATTATTGACACCACGTTGCTCAAGTGTTATTTGCAGACAAACGACTCTATGGTCGCGTCGGTGTTGCGTATGAACTATTGCTATCTTGAGGAATCCGAACGGGTGTTGAAGAAGTACGATAAGTACGTTGAACTGATTATTCTCTACCAGACTAAGGGTCAACACAAACGGGCGCTGCAGCTTCTGCAAGCTCAAGCTGAAATGCCAGGATCGCCTCTCTGCGGCTATGATCGCACCATTCAGTATCTGCAGCATCTGGGAAACGAACACAAGAGTCTCATATTCGAATTTGCTGGATGGGTGCTGGAGAAGCAACCGGACGATGGATTGAAGATTTTTATTGAGGACATCCCTGAAGTGGAAAATCTACCGAGGGCTGAAGTTTTGGATTTTCTGCTGAAGGATCACAAAGAACTAGTCATTCGGTATCTGGAACATATTATCAATGTATGGAATGAGGATAAAGCTCTGTTTCACAATATTTTGATTCAACAGTATCGAGAGAAGCTAATCGCATTGAAGAACGACACGGATGTAGAGAATGATGT CCAGAAGAAAACAGCGCGAGATACGATCAACAACAAGTTACTtacattcctgaagaaatccaaGCTCTATCACGCTGAGAAAGTATTGGGTGATTTTCCATACGTCGATCTATTCGAGGCGCGTGCCACCATTCTTGGGCGTCTGGGCAAGCACGAGAAAGTGCTGGCTATATTCGTTCAAATTCTCGGTGACTTTGACAAAGCTATCGAGTACTGCGATCAGATGTACGACGCCGACGATCCAAAGAGCTGTGACGTCTACGTCACCCTGATCAAGACGATTCTCACGCCACCGACGAGTCCACCGTACAGTGACGTTGTGCTGCACCCCCGGTGCCTAAAGCCGGATGTTGAAACTGTATTGGCCATCATGGAAACTAACGCGACAAAAATTAACCCATGTGCGGTGCTCCAAATCCTACCGGATGACATTCCACTGCAGTCGATCAAAAACTTTCTGGAGATTGCTCTGAATCATCATCTGGAGAAGAAACGGAAGACGCAGATATTGAAGGGGTTGTTCTATGCTGAACATCTACAGACGCACGAACAGAAGATTCACTACGAGTCGAAGCTCTTCCTGGTAACGGAGCTGAGCGTGTGCCCGGTGTGTAAGAAGAAGTTCAGCTACCAAAGCGCATTCGTGCGAACAGCGGAGGGTAATATAGTGCATTACTCATGCCAGGATAAGATTTGA
- the LOC134221270 gene encoding intraflagellar transport protein 46 homolog, translating into MDLYDEMYEIKNSREIDDSPPPDLDVSSSLQFVNEDRSENDPIPNVMNDIKAIDDADEEISRVTASNRPSDIFKKRESSLQKQDSVTDSSASVSEDEKELPKSLVEEKEFNPKFYENIEAPSEVKELFQYITRFSPQRVNIDYKLKIFVPDFIPSVGDIDAFLKVSSPPFINEDKKKVLTDHIKKLGLETLDEPCGDQSDRVLLQMKMRSIFTKPLETPSAIAKSSKDIDRWITEMQLLKANQSVQNINSLRSVVNIDNLMSEWPEDVERMLDTVGFPSADLDCSLSRYIEIICNIFDIPVQESNGQAGYIQALYNLFNLYLAVKQQGNV; encoded by the exons ATGGATCTTTACGATGAGATGTACGAAATTAAAAATAGTCGCGAAATTGACGATAGTCCTCCGCCCGATTTGGACGTTTCCAGTTCGTTGCAGTTCGTAAACGAGGATCGCTCGGAGAACGATCCCATCCCGAATGTTATG AATGATATCAAAGCGATCGATGATGCGGATGAGGAAATATCAAGGGTTACTGCCTCGAATAGACCCAGCGACATCTTCAAGAAGAGGGAAAGCAGTCTACAAAAGCAGGACTCGGTAACGGATAGTAGTGCGAGCGTTTCCGAAGATGAGAAAGAATTGCCAAAAAGCTTGGTtgaggaaaaagagttcaatcCTAAGTTctatgaaaatattgaagcaCCAAGTGAGGTGAAGGAACTTTTCCAATATATAACCCGCTTTTCGCCGCAGCGCGTCAACATTGATTACAAATTGAAGATTTTCGTACCAGATTTCATTCCCTCGGTTGGCGATATTGATGCATTTTTAAAAGTTTCATCACCGCCTTTTATCAATGAAGACAAAAAGAAGGTCCTCACGGACCATATCAAGAAACTTGGATTGGAG ACTTTAGACGAGCCATGTGGTGATCAAAGTGACCGTGTGCTACTGCAGATGAAAATGCGATCGATTTTCACCAAACCGTTGGAGACGCCCTCTGCGATCGCAAAATCATCGAAAGACATAGACCGCTGGATAACGGAAATGCAGCTGCTTAAGGCGAACCAATCGGTGCAAAATATAAACTCTCTTCGGTCGGTTGTGAACATTGACAACCTGATGTCGGAATGGCCTGAGGACGTTGAAAGAATGCTGGACACAGTTGGATTTCCCTCAGCGGATTTGGATTGTTCACTGAGCAGGTATATTGAGATtatttgtaacatttttgaTATTCCAGTACAGGAGAGCAACGGACAGGCCGGATACATTCAAGCGCTGTATAATTTATTCAATCTGTATCTAGCTGTTAAGCAACAAGGTAACGTCTAA
- the LOC134221269 gene encoding uncharacterized protein LOC134221269 isoform X1, producing MGSDIKCSKNDGESNGYLRGLLEDGAKTPVDVDVDAYKLELPPWYDDVKFKRAQRYFKQNFFAMFVAKLCGLLVVLAVSSILNVLIYTNQSSTAVTAYKRYIATIMHTLNWYYEDLLPGTAAWKSIAYVRRGHVAVSKRSSAKQSSRIVSQKDMAVTQFGFVGYTVLGYKQLGIVYNKEDMEALVHFWRVIGYMIGIQDRYNLCTDNLVSSEHRMRQVEEHILRPALLSTTESFEKMGKALVEGLWCFNPFLDYDAFLFLTARLTGVPGYYYWTEELPSADCETKFQNFSRYSRFILYFVLLIHEVWLKSTIFRWYLNSQMIMSRFLITYFPFLAIFKFGIGDSYVRILK from the exons ATGGGCTCAGACATAAAGTGTAGCAAAA ATGATGGTGAATCGAACGGCTATCTGCGTGGTCTGTTGGAGGATGGTGCGAAAACGCCGGTGGACGTTGATGTCGATGCGTACAAGCTTGAATTACCACCCTGGTACGATGATGTGAAGTTCAAACG AGCTCAGCGCTACTTCAAACAGAACTTCTTCGCAATGTTTGTAGCCAAACTGTGCGGTTTGTTGGTAGTTTTGGCAGTGTCCAGCATTTTGAACGTGCTCATCTACACGAACCAATCGTCAACAGCTGTAACGGCGTACAAACGCTATATAGCGACCATAATGCACACTTTGAACTGGTACTACGAAGACTTATTGCCAGGGACTGC AGCTTGGAAATCGATTGCCTATGTCAGAAGGGGGCATGTCGCAGTTAGCAAGCGAAGCAGTGCCAAGCAGAGCAGCAGAATCGTATCACAAAAGGATATGGCTGTGACACAGTTTGGATTCGTGGG GTACACCGTATTAGGTTATAAGCAGCTAGGAATTGTGTACAACAAAGAGGATATGGAAGCGCTGGTGCATTTCTGGCGAGTTATCGGATACATGATTGGAATTCAAGATCG ATACAACTTGTGTACGGACAACCTGGTCTCTTCTGAGCACCGCATGAGACAAGTAGAGGAGCACATCTTGAGACCCGCCCTCCTCTCCACAACGGAAAGTTTCGAGAAGATGGGCAAAGCACTCGTTGAGGGTTTGTGGTGTTTCAACCCTTTCTTGGACTACGATGCGTTCCTGTTTCTGACAGCACGCCTCACTGGCGTTCCCGGCTACTATTATTGGACGGAAGAACTACCATCGGCAGATTGTGAAACCAAGTTCCAAAACTTTAGTCGATACAGTCGGTTTATattgtacttcgttttgctaatACACGAAGTTTGGTTAAAATCCACAATCTTTAGGTGGTATTTGAACAGTCAAATGATTATGTCGAGGTTCCTGATCACATACTTCCCATTTTTAGCTATATTCAAATTCGGTATAGGGGATTCTTATGTTCGGATATTGAAATAA
- the LOC134221269 gene encoding uncharacterized protein LOC134221269 isoform X2 produces the protein MFVAKLCGLLVVLAVSSILNVLIYTNQSSTAVTAYKRYIATIMHTLNWYYEDLLPGTAAWKSIAYVRRGHVAVSKRSSAKQSSRIVSQKDMAVTQFGFVGYTVLGYKQLGIVYNKEDMEALVHFWRVIGYMIGIQDRYNLCTDNLVSSEHRMRQVEEHILRPALLSTTESFEKMGKALVEGLWCFNPFLDYDAFLFLTARLTGVPGYYYWTEELPSADCETKFQNFSRYSRFILYFVLLIHEVWLKSTIFRWYLNSQMIMSRFLITYFPFLAIFKFGIGDSYVRILK, from the exons ATGTTTGTAGCCAAACTGTGCGGTTTGTTGGTAGTTTTGGCAGTGTCCAGCATTTTGAACGTGCTCATCTACACGAACCAATCGTCAACAGCTGTAACGGCGTACAAACGCTATATAGCGACCATAATGCACACTTTGAACTGGTACTACGAAGACTTATTGCCAGGGACTGC AGCTTGGAAATCGATTGCCTATGTCAGAAGGGGGCATGTCGCAGTTAGCAAGCGAAGCAGTGCCAAGCAGAGCAGCAGAATCGTATCACAAAAGGATATGGCTGTGACACAGTTTGGATTCGTGGG GTACACCGTATTAGGTTATAAGCAGCTAGGAATTGTGTACAACAAAGAGGATATGGAAGCGCTGGTGCATTTCTGGCGAGTTATCGGATACATGATTGGAATTCAAGATCG ATACAACTTGTGTACGGACAACCTGGTCTCTTCTGAGCACCGCATGAGACAAGTAGAGGAGCACATCTTGAGACCCGCCCTCCTCTCCACAACGGAAAGTTTCGAGAAGATGGGCAAAGCACTCGTTGAGGGTTTGTGGTGTTTCAACCCTTTCTTGGACTACGATGCGTTCCTGTTTCTGACAGCACGCCTCACTGGCGTTCCCGGCTACTATTATTGGACGGAAGAACTACCATCGGCAGATTGTGAAACCAAGTTCCAAAACTTTAGTCGATACAGTCGGTTTATattgtacttcgttttgctaatACACGAAGTTTGGTTAAAATCCACAATCTTTAGGTGGTATTTGAACAGTCAAATGATTATGTCGAGGTTCCTGATCACATACTTCCCATTTTTAGCTATATTCAAATTCGGTATAGGGGATTCTTATGTTCGGATATTGAAATAA